Part of the Candidatus Dependentiae bacterium genome, GCGTGAAGAATTAGAGCTTTTGCGTTTGCTTGAGATATCTGTAGAAAACAATATTGATTTATCATTAGTTGATGGAACTGTAATTTTTTGGCCATTGGAAGGCAAAACAGATGAAGTTAAAAATTATTTTTTAAATTTATATATAAACATTTTGAATAAATTTTATGAACAAAATAAGCTAATTGCAGGAGTTATAAGTTTTCCAAAGAGCCGCGAGCTTGTAAATCTTATAAAGCTTGGATTGTGCCGATTCGATTATGCAGAATGCATATCATGTCACAGAATTTATAACGATTTTCCATGTAAAATTGTTGATAGTTTAATAGATTCACAGGTTACAAAATTTTTTTTACCAAAAAATTATCGATCAACTATTTTTTTTAGTAAATCTAAAATTGTAGATTCTTATCCGGAGCATCTAAAACCATGTTTTTTTTATTTAAATACGGAAAAAGAGATTATTCGTGTTGAAACTTTTTCATGGATTGCAAATGATAGAAGTAAACTTGATTTTATTGCATCTATTGCTCTTGATCAGGTTGAAAAGGGGATGGGTTATCCGGTAGTTTTGGCTCAAGCTCATGAAGCTGCAGTTGTTAAAGGCCCTGATCGTGAGTTTTTTTATTATCTTTTGCAGCGGCAAGCTATGGAACAAAATAAAAGAATTTTTTATTCTCAAAAGAGTCTTAAGAAAAAGGGAATAGCTATATAAAATTTTATTTTTTATTTATTAAAATAAATGCTTGAAAAAAAACATAATAGGTATAAATTTATTGCGGATAAGGCTTTTTCTAGATGTTTTTAAATATTTGATAAATATATCATCAAGGAGATTTTTATATGAAAAAAATATTTTTATCGATTTTTTGTTTGGTTAGCTTTTTTAAAGTGCAAGCAATTTCTTTTGATGAAAAATTTGTGCGTGTGTTTATAATAGATCCGGAAAAATCGATTACGGATGTAAAAAATATTTATTCGAATGTTCTTGGTAAAATTGTAGAAAAGGATGCTTCGATTATTTATAAATTAAAAAGGAATCTTAAAAGTTTTGATAATGGTTATGAGGTTAAATTTGAAAAAATTACAGAATATTTTAAAAAAATTATAGGATATTTATCAGTACTACCAGAACATGCAATTATTATAAAAAGACTTGAAGATTTAATTAAATGTTTTACGGTGTCATATTATCTTATTGAAAATGGTATGGATAAGAAAAGTGTTGATAAAATTTTGAATTCAAATCAAAATTTAAATGAGATAGTTGCTGAAACTATTTTGGGATTACAAAAATTTGAGGATAAACCTTAAGAAAAATAAATTTAAAATAAAGTTTTTATACCACTGGATTATCCAGTGGTATATTTTTTTATATCAAATACAATATATTATAAAAATAATAGAATATTTTGGGGTAGGAATAACTATTTTGGAATTTTAAATGTTTATTGCAAAAGATTTAAATTTAAATTTTGGTTCGCAGGTAATATTTGATAATATTTCATTTACATTAAATACAGACCAGCGAATAGGCCTTGTTGGACGAAATGGTGCCGGTAAAACGACATTGCTTTCAATAATAGCCGGTCAAAGCGGTTTTGATTCCGGTTTTGTAGAAACACAAAAAGATAAAAAAATGGCGTACTTGCCACAAAACGTTGTCTTAGTTTCTGAAAAATCAATATTTATTGAATGTCTTAACAGTTTTAATAATAATCTTGGCGATTTAATTTATGAATTTTGGGAATTAGAAAAACAACTTGAAAATAACGATACAAAAATAGTTGAGCGTTATGCCGAGTTACACCATAAACTTGATGAATTTGATTATCAAAAAAAGATTCTTGAATCCAAAAATATTTTATTAGGTTTGGGATTTGTAGAAAAAGATCTTGAAAATTTAGTCTCAACGCTCTCTGTGGGTTGGAAAATGCGTTTGGTTTTGGCAAAACTATTATTGCAAAAAGCTGACTTTTATTTACTTGACGAACCTACAAATCATTTGGATTTGACAGCCAAAGATTGGTTTTTAAGCTTTTTAAAAAATTCAAATTTTGGATTTATGCTCGTTTCTCATGATAAATATTTTTTAGACAAATTATGCACTCAAATTTATGAATTATCACTTGGTAACCTTAATATTTACACTGGAAATTATTCAAGCTATTTAATTCAAAAACAAGAACGAGAAGAATTACTGGAAAAAAAATATATAGAACAACAAAAATTTTTGAAAAAAGAAATGGCCGTTATCGATCGGTTCAGAGCAAGTGCCACAAAATCCAGTATGGCGCAAAGCAAGTTAAAGGCGTTAGAAAAAATTGAAATTATAAAACTTGAACCGGGACAAAAAACAGTTCGAATAAATTTTGGTGAAATAAAAAAAAGTGGAAAAATAGGCTTGATTGTAAAAAAATTATCAAAATATTTTGGTGAGAAAAAAATATTTGAAAATGCTTCATTTGAAATTGAAAGAGGCGAAAAGGTTGCAATTGTAGCTCCAAATGGACAAGGTAAATCAACTTTATTAAATGTAATTATGTCGAAATTAAAAGCAGATTCCGGTTCATTTGAATTTGGATATAATACTTTCCCGGCATTTTTTGAGCAAGATCAAAATAAATCTTTAAATCCTAAAAATGATATTTTGACTGAAGTCGAGTCTGCTTGCAAGACTACAGAGCAACGCCAAAAAGTAAGAGCTTATTTGGGTGCATTTTTGTTTTCAGGACAAGATGTTGAAAAATATATTTCAGTTCTCAGTGGCGGTGAAAAAAACAGAGTGGCAATGGTAAAAGTTTTATTGGCAGATGCAAATTTTTTAATTTTAGACGAGCCAACAAACCACTTGGATATTCAATCCAAAGAAGTTTTATTACAAGTTCTAAAAGATTATTCGGGAACTATTTTATTTGTTTCTCACGATCGAGATTTTTTAAATAATTTGGCAACTTCTATAATAGAATTAAAACAAGATTCCAGCTATAAATATAAAGGAAAT contains:
- a CDS encoding DNA double-strand break repair nuclease NurA yields the protein MLNKNSLLIEFKKVSEKLFPNLAYESDIAQKTWDKISNQDNFKEKVELSKSSFLLPFWQNNLAEIFNVNKIETDYSVIAIDGSQIYPDRNISGAGCFLINIGGCSIKYSDKSEVKFYSEPKLFLTQELIDQNEKISFSQDLVDFKREELELLRLLEISVENNIDLSLVDGTVIFWPLEGKTDEVKNYFLNLYINILNKFYEQNKLIAGVISFPKSRELVNLIKLGLCRFDYAECISCHRIYNDFPCKIVDSLIDSQVTKFFLPKNYRSTIFFSKSKIVDSYPEHLKPCFFYLNTEKEIIRVETFSWIANDRSKLDFIASIALDQVEKGMGYPVVLAQAHEAAVVKGPDREFFYYLLQRQAMEQNKRIFYSQKSLKKKGIAI
- a CDS encoding ATP-binding cassette domain-containing protein, whose amino-acid sequence is MFIAKDLNLNFGSQVIFDNISFTLNTDQRIGLVGRNGAGKTTLLSIIAGQSGFDSGFVETQKDKKMAYLPQNVVLVSEKSIFIECLNSFNNNLGDLIYEFWELEKQLENNDTKIVERYAELHHKLDEFDYQKKILESKNILLGLGFVEKDLENLVSTLSVGWKMRLVLAKLLLQKADFYLLDEPTNHLDLTAKDWFLSFLKNSNFGFMLVSHDKYFLDKLCTQIYELSLGNLNIYTGNYSSYLIQKQEREELLEKKYIEQQKFLKKEMAVIDRFRASATKSSMAQSKLKALEKIEIIKLEPGQKTVRINFGEIKKSGKIGLIVKKLSKYFGEKKIFENASFEIERGEKVAIVAPNGQGKSTLLNVIMSKLKADSGSFEFGYNTFPAFFEQDQNKSLNPKNDILTEVESACKTTEQRQKVRAYLGAFLFSGQDVEKYISVLSGGEKNRVAMVKVLLADANFLILDEPTNHLDIQSKEVLLQVLKDYSGTILFVSHDRDFLNNLATSIIELKQDSSYKYKGNYDAFLVQKNAQREILHDAQVIESKAKEASQNLLVRNLNSNSGVTDYEKRKKIRNLESKIDKLEKELEELTKKFEDLEYGSQEYNHTFDSMNKIEKELNENLAFWESLI